The DNA window AAGGAAACTCGCAAGAATTTTTACGGggataaaaataaatttgaaacacggcCTTACCGGCTATACATATCCGTAATTATGTTGGCGATAGTGTGACGTtacatttgatatttgtatacgcatagACCAGTGTTATGGTTCTGATGTATATGTGTGGTCGAGTGCCCAGTCCgggtactagtcgcggcctacggggttgggtcgtgacaatagatacgtatcaaaatcgtatgcataaaatcctcattttaaacataacagataagtaagtaaccatactcgggggtcgggatgctagccacattaagttctttcagaaggtcgttggaatcaaacatagaaaagtctcgagggcccacggacaagtatcatgccgatccgagcccgcctatggaagttaaagattattactcgttatgaaatcttctacgatcgtttcgaagcgatccgagcccttctgtgaaagttacgggcgttcgtagttacagaactctttttaaaacaaaactttttatacgacatttgaaaaccaatcatacaaagacataaggatcaaaaCTCTACTACATTAGGAATGTCAACactaagaggtgaataagaatcgtggacatgctcggatcgtaagaatagaattacctcgaggcttgtgtcatagcctacttacaactaagacatgccaaaagaaagaaggggtaagctttacatacctcgtccgcttcctaagctaatccaaacttaagtctcggcttctcaagatctacaataacgtcgttagacgccaaacattagtcatgagcacttaggaatccaatttccaagctagcactttatctacgtaatttgggcagatttcccctataaattcaacaacccgagaattcaactcggccaaatcttcgacaacaataccaacaaccatataaacaatatcaataatcaattccaaacacattttaacattagtaattcttttccatatgattcgacgacattccattttcgTTCAATTTGACTTTCTACATTCAAGGCAAcgtcaatgctcgcatattcaaatactaatccgagaccactcaaacaagtttcaagaacgcctcaaacaatccacacaacattcaaacaatccaaacaatacgccatggaacccgaaaccctcccaactcaacacgaacaacaataacatatttctttcttccaaaactcataaactacatcaacaatccacacgtttacaacattatcttcataaatataagaagcTACATTGGCAACGtattggcttctaaaacagcccgcaacaattatgacaccaacttggatcattaaactctcatttacatcatagaatccataacgataacaacaaaataccatataaaattagttcattccttaacataccaaaacagtccattttcggccaccacctCAACACACagattccatgattttcatccatttccacacactacaacaacacccaaacatgcaaaatacaattagtttttcgcttctacactacaccacacatacacggccacacaacacaacaccatattttcatgaacttcattcacttctacatttcacaacatgtacaaatcatccataaaacacataaagaagattaaacctcaccttttcccttcaacttctctattCGGCTAAACTTGTTCATGACAACAATgaacgattttcttgctccaacaactactccacgttgtagaggaccttccaattagtagaaaagctagaagaaaataattttttgaagaagaattttggtcttccattttttctcccatggccgaatggcctttttttctcttctccaaggttcttgaaatttctaagggatgaagaatgatgaagatgacttaattgtcatcttttactacatatataatttagccatgtggcccatggcccacaccccacagggccacatatggccattttcatgaattatcaagttttcaaaatttcacttttgaccccaaatttttcttaatattccataccaataaaatcataagtaactcatgccttaaggcaaagtcgaaaaatggccttgtcgttaactttccgcaattagctcggaatatcctaatgtacaaaatacgggatataacaattcatttcctatctcaaggcgagAATATGATTTCGAAGGGATGCATCTATCATATAGTTCGAGTCCAGGACACAGAAGCAAAACCTCCAACCCTTCAGTCCATTCCTGTAGTTAAGGAGTTCCCAAATGTGTTCTCAGATGAGCTTTCAGGTCCCTCGCCAGAGTGAGAAATTAACTTCACTATAGATGTACTACCGAATACTCAGCCGATATGCATCCCTCCTTCTAGGATTGCCCCTGCGatgttgaaagagttgaaggatctattggagaagggctttatcagaCCTAGTACGTCACAATAGGGAGCCTCAGTGTTGTtcataagaaagaaggatggttcacTACGGATATGTATCGACTATAGGctattgaataaggtgacgattaataataagtatccacttctgAGGAtatatgatttatttgatcaactgcaAGGTGCTAAATATTTCTccaagatagacttgaggtcgggttatcaccAGGTCAGGATCAAAggggaggatattccgaagacagcatttaggactagatatggccatttcgagttccttgttatgtcttttggattgactaatgctccagctatATTCATGGACCTGATGAACCGTGTGTTTAGACCCTTACTAGACCTGTtggtgattgtgtttatagatgacaTTCTGGTTTATTCCCGATTGAAGACTAAGCATGCAGACTATCTGCGTGCGGTACTCAAAGTCCTTCAGGAGACGAAGTTGTATGCGAAATTCTCCAAATGCgaattttggctaaattctatGGCTTCCCTAGGCCATATTATTTCAGATAAGGGCATCACagtggatactcagaagatagaggctgtgaagacttgtcCTCAACCTACGACGCCGACGGAGGTTAGTAGTTTTTACGGgtttagcaggatattacagaagatttgtagagggcttctcTAATCTTTCTGCCCTGTTGAAGAAGTTGACCCAGAAGGCAGCCAGTTtccaatggacggatgcttgcgACCGAagcttccaagaattgaaggataggttGACTTCGGGACCATTTCTGGCGCTTCCAGAGGGATCCGACGGTTATGCTGTCTATTGTGAGGCTTCGAGGGTCGgattaggttgtgtattgatgcagaatggcaaggtgattgcttacGCTTCTAGACAGCTCACGAAGCACGAGAGGAACTACCCGACTCACGACCTAGAGTTAGCGTACCGTGATTCATGCCCTCAAAATCTGGAGACATTACCTATATGGCATTCATGTTGACATCattacagatcataagagtcttccgtacatcttcaagcagaagCAGCTAAACttgcgacagaggcggtggttagaattgctGAAGCATTacgatgttgatattttataccacccagGGAAGGCGAATGTGGTAGCAGATGCCCTCAGCCACAAATCTATGGGTATCTTAGCCTACCTATGGGCTGGAAAAGAGAGCTGGCTCATGAGCTTCTTTAACTAGCTAATTTGGGGGTCAGAGTTGTGGATTCAGGAGATGCCAGAGTTACTATTCAGATTATAGcaacatcatccttagtagCTGAGGTAAAgaggcgccaatatgaagaccctTCATTGACCCATTACAAGGATACATCTCTGCAAAAGAAGAAATCACCATTTGGGGTTACCAAAGATGGAGTCCTCAGGTATCGAAGAAGGTTTCTGTTCTCGATGTCAAGGGGCTACGTCAGGAAATTATGGCGAAAGCTCATTGCTCCTACTATTCGATCTATCCTGGGTCGACAAAGATGTATGGTGACATCAAAGAGGTTTATTGGTAGGATAGAATGAAGAAGGATGTAGCAGAGTTCGTAGTCCagtgtcctaattgtcaacaggtgaagattgaacatcaaaagcccagCGGATTAATGCAGGCTTGGAGATCCCGACCTGGAAGTGGGAAGTatttaatatggatttcatctcAAGCTTACCCCGATCTCAGCGTAAGTTTAactctatatgggtaattgttgatagattgataAAATCAGTGCATTTTCTacctgtcaggactacttacaccgccgaggattatgcaaagctttatattaaggagatagtccaACTTCATAGTGTTCCTGTATCCATTATCTATGATAGGGGTATGCAGTTTGCggctaatttttggagatcttttcaagagggtttagggactcaagtgaatcttagcacagtatttcacccccagacagaCGGACAGGCTCAGcataccattcagacccttgaagatatgttaagggcatgtgtgctagattttgggggaaattaggatgatcacttgccttttattgagtttgcatacaataatagctaccattctagtattcagatggccccgtatgaagctttatatggaaagAAGTGCAGATCACCagttgggtggtttgaagtgggagagacgAAATTGGTAGGGCCAGACTTAATCCAGCAAGCGGTGGATAAAGTTAAGCTTATtcgagatcgattattaacagcccaaagtcgacagaagtctTACGTGAATAATCACTGAcgagacttggagttccaagCTAATGATTGGAGATCCTTCGAGAGTTGTGCCCAtcgatgatgttcaggttactgaacaactatcatatgaagaggttcccattgcaATTCTGGACAGACAAGTTCGGAGGCTAAGAACTAAAGATATAGACTCAGTGAAAGTTCTTTGGAGAAACGTCAATAAGGAAGAGATGACGTGGGAGGCTGAGGAAGATATGCAATCCAGGTACCAccatttgtttccactcccagaagAGGTCTAGACGGAGATGTCATTGTCTTCAAGTGCGTAACACTTTCCTTCTTATAGTTCCTTGGTTGTGTAGGAccattgttgtcgttgttgttgtagcaCTGCGAGGCActgtatattttgggatgttgtgacaggatggtagtggtacaattacaggggaaactctggcgaaattttcacAGAATTCccaagagtttaacattcgaggaagaatgtttccaaggggggaggaatgttacaccttgtagtcTGTTAGGTTAAGACTCGTTAGGTGTTAGCTATGTAATTGTGGATACTGGAGAACCTTTTAAGATATATGAGGTTATATGTGCTTAACTTTTCATTATGAGGggaaattttggcccaacttggagaaaatatatcttttagtatatgaggagttttgaggtaaagcaaaagcctaaattgaagttcaggaagtctagttttcaacgccaCAAACTGCGCGACAGtccgacatcggaatcaaacattatgagcattttaagatagTTGTCAGGGAAGGGAATTAATCCTGCGCGAACGAGCCAGGAGGCAGCGCAaacgcgctgagcaaattttaagtTGATTTGGACAGATTTTGGAACTCTATATAAGGGGGGCTTACCCCCCTTTCTTCATCCAAACACACCAGAGAAATCCCCAAATATTCTAAAAATTTCCACAACTTCccaacatcaaattttagctTGAATTATGTTTAATCTCCGAATTCAGGttcagacagcgtatagttgcgattataatatcgtattatGGTGAATTTTTGCTGGAATtcaaggtggaaagtgaagatattgtggTTCTAGCGGAGGTAAagtatgaatcttcctttattgtTATTGGTTTAGGCGTGTTTACAAAGATAGAactattaaatgatcgtataccaaatttgttggttgataaaactgaataaacatcgtgtgggatgttttatggaatactttaGTATTGATGATGTCGTTATTGGTGTtggtggtggtgttgttgttgttaattattgGATAGTGATt is part of the Lycium ferocissimum isolate CSIRO_LF1 unplaced genomic scaffold, AGI_CSIRO_Lferr_CH_V1 ctg16685, whole genome shotgun sequence genome and encodes:
- the LOC132042629 gene encoding uncharacterized protein LOC132042629, whose amino-acid sequence is MISKGCIYHIVRVQDTEAKPPTLQSIPVVKEFPNVFSDELSDDILVYSRLKTKHADYLRAVLKVLQETKLYAKFSKCEFWLNSMASLGHIISDKGITVDTQKIEAVKTCPQPTTPTEKLTQKAASFQWTDACDRSFQELKDRLTSGPFLALPEGSDGYAVYCEASRVGLGCVLMQNGKKQLNLRQRRWLELLKHYDVDILYHPGKANVVADALSHKSMGDARVTIQIIATSSLVAEVKRRQYEDPSLTHYKDTSLQKKKSPFGVTKDGVLRQVRRLRTKDIDSVKVLWRNVNKEEMTWEAEEDMQSRFRQRIVAIIISYYGEFLLEFKVESEDIVVLAE